TCTGCGGGACATATCCAAAGCCGAGTTCATACACAGGGTCCGCGAACCCCAACGATGCGCTGGCGCCGTCGTGCCCGAACGCGCGGTAACTGCCGAACGGCATCCTGGTGTGGGACTTCATGAAAACGGTGCCGAAGCATCCGGTCTCACCAAAAACGCGATCGATTCCGAACACCTGCTCAGCCGACACCGTCCGGATAGTCTCCTCGGTCAGGAGGGGCGGCATGGCGGATTTACCCTCCAAGCCAGTCAATGCCGCCGCGTAGATCCGCGCCATGCCTTCCGCGCTGGCCACGCCGGCCGCCGAGCTCAGGCCCGCAGCCCGGACTTCCCGGATGTTGGGCAGATCCAGGATGTCGCCCACTGCCGCGTTGGCAGCCAGGCCAGAGTGGCTGGCCGGGTCTACCCAAGGCCATGACGGATCGGCCGCCCAGCGGAACTGCGCGAAGCGGGACTCTTCGGACTCGGGCAAACCAAGGTAGAAGTTCGCACCAGTCACCGCACGGATGCGCTGCTCGAAGACCTCCTGCAGCGTGGAGCCGGTAATGCGCCGGCACAGCTCTTCCATGAAGATGCCAATGGTCAGCGCGTGGTACCCGAACGCGGTACCGGGCTTCCATAGGGGCGGCAGCTCGGCGAGTTTGGCTGCTGCGAGCTCAGAGTTGTTGACCTCGTGGAGCGTCAGGCCGCCTTCCACTCCCAAGAGCCCCGCCTGGTGCGAAAGCAGCTGCGCAACCGTGATGGAGGACTTGCCTTCAACGCCGAACTCGGGCCAGTACTTGACCACCTCGGCTTCAAGGTCCAGTTCGCCGTCCTGAACGAGCAACGCCATGACCAAACCGGCCATGCCTTTGGAACACGAGAAGACGCCGGTGACTGAATCCGGGCGGATGTGGGGGCCGCCGCTGAGGTCCAGCACTTTGACGCCACGGTGATACGCGGCCACTTGCGCAGAGTAGTCCGGATCCTGCTCAAGAAAGACGACGAAGAGTTCGGCGACGGGTTCGAAACCTGGGGCGATCACCTGTGAATGCATCCAGACAGCCTACGCCGTGGGCGGGTCAGGCCCGGGGAGTTGTCCACACCCAAGGCGTCTTCGGCACATTCTGGGGGGTGAAGTGCGGCAGTGCATCCAGCAACGGCGCGGCAGGCAATTGCAGGGACTCCAATATCAGGTCGCGCACCCGCTCGGCAGGAATTCCGACGGCGGCGAGGTCGCCCAGCGTGACCGCACCGTCGCGCTTCGCCAGCCTGACGCCGTCGTTGTTTACCACCAGCGGAACGTGGGCGTATTCGGGCACGGGCAGCCCCAGGAGCGTCGCCAGATACGCCTGCCGCGGGGTGGATGAGAGGAGGTCGTCGCCGCGCACTACTTGGTCGATTCCCTGCTGGGCGTCGTCAACAACTACCGCGAGGTTGTAAGCGGTGACGCCGTCGTTGCGGCGAAGCACAAAGTCATCCACAACACCCACATAGTGTCCGTGCAACTGGTCCTCAACACCCCATTCCGAGACCTCTGCCCGCAAGCGAATGGAAGCAGGCCGCGTCGCACGCCTGATCTCGCGTTCGGCGTGCGAAAGCCGCCTGCACGTCCCCGGATAAGCGCCCTGCGGGGCGTGCGGTGCGGACGGCGCTTCCTGGATCTCCCGCCGCGTGCAGAAGCACTCGTAGGTGCGGCCGTCAGCCGTGAGGCGCGCAATCGCGGCTTCGTACAGTTTCGCCCGCTCCGTCTGGCGTACGACGGCGGCGTCCCACCTGACGCCCACGGCCTGCAGGTCGCGGAGCTGCTCAGCCTCGGCACCGGAGCGGGCGCGGTCCAGATCCTCGACGCGCAGCAGGAAATCCCGGCCGCTGGACTTGGCAAACAGCCAGGCGAGAATTGCGGTGCGAAGGTTGCCGACGTGCAGTTCGCCGGAGGGGCTCGGGGCGAAGCGGCCAGCGGAAGTCATGATCCAAGCCAACCACAAGAGCCCCTCAGCTACCGCAACGATCCGGTAGCTCAGGGGCTCTTGCTGTGACGCCCGGGTGAAGGGGCGGGTGCAGAATGACAATGCTGTGAACAAGAGTCAATCAGCGGCTGCTTCCTTGCGGGAAACCTGTGCAGGGCTCCGGGTGGTGTTCCGGGGTCCTGGTGCCTGCGGGTTTTGGCGGTAGCCTCGTCCTGCTTCGTTGTCATCATTTGAGCAGAAGACATACAGTTGGTGCAACGGACATCAGAACGATTAGTCGATCTGACCAGTCTTACGTGAAAACTTAGTCAGGGAGTGGTCACTTTGCAGGAACTCGACGCCACGGACCGCCGGATCCTCGCCGCTTTGGATGAAGATCCCCGCGTGCCCATCATGGTGTTGGCCCAGACGTTGCACCTCGCTCGCGGAACAGTTCAGTCACGCCTGGAGCGAATGACGGCGTCCGGCGCCCTCCGCCCCAACAGCAGCCGCGTCCTGCCCTCGGCTTTAGGCCGTGGCGTGGCTGCCGCCGTCAGCGCCGAACTCGATCAAAGTCACCTGAATGAGGCCATCGCTGCACTGCGGGAGATCCCGGAAGTCCTGGAATGCCACGCCCCGGCCGGCGATACCGACCTCATCATCAGGGTGGTTGCCAAGAGTCCGGACGATCTCTACCGGGTATCGGAAGAGATTCGCCTGTGCCCTGGCATAGTGCGCACGTCAACCAGCATGTTCCTCCGGGAAGTGATCCCCTACCGGACCACTGGCTTGCTCGCGGAGTAGGGCCTTAGACCGGGGGTCCGATGTTGGTTTTCAGGTTCTTCATCACCAGCGTTGAGGTCAGCCGTTCAACCGCGGGAAGGGCCGCCAGTTCGTCGTCGTAGAACCGCTGATACGCGGGGAGGTCCGCGGCAATGACCTTGAGCAGATAGTCAGGCGATCCGAAGAGCCGCTGCGCCTCCACGATGTTGGGACTGGCGGTGACGCGCTCTTCAAACTCCGCCATGATGGTGCGTTCCACCTGCTTGAGGGTCACAAAAACAATCGCTTCGAAACCCAGGCCCACTGCGGCAGGGTCGATGTCTGCGCGGTAGCCGCGGATCACCCCCGAGGACTCCAAATCGCGGAGCCGCCGGTGGCAGGGAGCCACCGTCAAACCCACCTTCGAAGCAAGGGCTGTGGCAGTCATCCGGCCGTCGTCTTGGAGGTGGCGCAAAATACTTCTATCGATCCCGTCAATCACGCAATAATCTTACCGGGAAAGGCGGTTGGTGGGCTAAAAAGAGGAACACTTATGGCCGGTTTTTCCCTAGAGTTTTCCTACCACCTAGCCCTGGAGAGAAAACGTGAACCCGCAGCTGTTTATGGCCTTCATGATCGTCGCCGTCAGCTTGGCGTGCACGCCCGGCGTCGACTGGGCTTACTCGATTTCGGCCGGACTCAAGCAACGCAGCTTCGTCCCCGCCGTCGCCGGCCTGTGCAGCGGATACGTCGTCCACACCGCGCTGATGACGGCAGGGTTGGCAGCCCTCTTGGCGGGAGTCCCGGGACTACTGGGGTGGCTGACCATCGCAGGAGCTGCCTACCTGCTGTGGCTCGGCGTGACTACCATCCGCTCGTGGCGAGGCGCGAGCTTCAGTGCGGAAGGCGGCGTCGTGCAGTCCGGAAACCAGCTCCGCACCTTCCTTCAGGGCATGGGCACCAGCGGTATAAATCCCAAAGGCCTGCTCTTCTTCGTGGCGCTGGTGCCACAGTTCGTCAGCCCCGAGGCGGCACTGCCGGTTCCGGTCCAGTCCGGCTTGCTGGGCCTGACCTTCGTGATCCTGGCCGGGATGGTGTACACCGCCGTCGCATTGACCTCCAGGAAGCTGCTGGCTTCACGGCCCGGCGCCGCCCGCGTTGTGACCCTGATCAGCGGAATCATCATGATCGGGCTGGGGACAGTGCTGCTATCCGAGCAACTCCTTCCGCTTCTACAGCCGGCGGGAGCTTAGGCCGCAAGCAGCTCATCCAGGCGCTCGTACCCTTCGATCACGCCGTAGTCCATCCCGGTAGCCAAAGCCATGTCCCGCGCTTCAACCGAGGGGTAGACCTCGTGCGCGGACATCCGCGTCCTGCCATCGATATCTTCGAAAGTGGTGGTGCTGATGACCACTTGGTTGGGCGCGCCCTCGAACTCGACGGTCTGGATGATCAAAGCGTCGGGTTCGACCGTGTGGAAAACGCCGCGGAATCCGGCCATTCCATTATCGTCGCCGCTCTCGTAGCGCCAGCTGCCGCCAGTGGTGGCGTTGTACTCGGTAATTTTCGTTTGAGTACTGCGCGGGCCCAGCCACTTAGCCAAGAGATCCGGGTCAACGTGGGCTTTGAAGACCGCACTGACCGGGGCATCGAATTCGCGGACCGTGTCAACGAACGGGACGCCAGGGTCAGCGGTGATTGTTGTTGGATTGCTCATTTCAGTTCCTCTTTCTTCTTTGCTGGTTTGTCTTCTTGTTGTTGGTGGGAGTCACCGGCACCCAGCAGCTGGTCCAGCTGCCGGAAGCGCGACTCGGCGATCAGCCGGTACTGGTCAATCCATGCGGTCAGCCGCTCCAAGGCGGCAGCATCCAAGTGGACAGGCCTGCGCTGGGCGTCGCGTGAGCGGGTTACCAATCCTGCGTGCTCCAGGACTTGTATATGTTTGGAAACCGCCTGCTTGGTGATGGCGAACGGTTCAGCGAGCTCGTTGACGGTGGCGTCCCCCCGGGACAGGCGTGCCACCATGGCCCGCCTCACCGGATCCGCCAAAGCCATGAAGGCCCTGTCCAGAGCTTCTTCCTCCACTGCCGCATCAACCTCTCATCATCAACTCTTTGATCAACTGAATCATTGATCAACCGTTTGATTGATTAAAAGATTACGCCTTTCCCAGGGAAGGCACAATGGTTGTTATTCGCCGCCCAGCTGCCTGAAGTCGTTCTCCCATAGACGCCGCATCTCGGCATCCTTACGGATCACTTCCAAGGTCTCCAGCTCCGCAGGCGGGGCCGGCCGTTTTGACCACGGAGTCAACGTCCGCCGGCCCTGGTCAAGTGCCAGCAACGCCCGGTCAGTCAACGCATCATTCTTCAGCGCCAAATTGGTCTTACGACGCCGAAGCACTTCTTTGAGGGCCACCTGAGCCGACTCGAAGTCACCCCTGGCCCGTTGCGACCGCGCCCGGATCAGCAGAAGCGCCGCCGAGAGGTCGTCCGTGTTCAGCAGACCCTCAGTCCACAGGACCACATCACGGTGCCGTTCCAACGAGTACGCCGCTGTGCAGCGCGCCAACGCCGAAGGCAACGACGGCGGCAACGTCACCACTGCTTCCAACGCCGCCTCGGTCATCCCCATTTCCCGAAGGCAATGGGACAGCGCCAAAAACACGGACTCCTCACTGAACAGGACCGGAACCTCAATCCGTTCGGCCACCTCAACCTTGGTGACCACCTGCCCAAGGTACGTTGCCGAGAACTGGCTGGCGTCGTCGTCGATCCTTGTTGTTAAACCGCGTTGCAGCAGCTCGGACGCCCTCAAAAACCCGCCATGTTTGTACGCGAGCAAACCGGCCATCACATGGCACAGGCCCGCCCATCCGGGATACATACGGCCGAAGGCCAGAAGCCGGTCCGGCTCCGTGGAGGTGAAAACGGCCTCGTGCATGGCCTTCGCCATCTTGGAGGACAACATCCTCAGCCGCGGGACGTTGCCGGCTACCGTCAACCGTGCATGATCGCGGCCGCTCAGGACACCGGAGAGCACATCATTCACGCCGTCAGCGAGCCCCCGCACAGAGGTGCGGACGTAGCCCTCGCGGAAAGGAGTGAGATCGCGGGTGTCGTGGAAAATCGTGTGCACGCGTCCGTTGGGAGCTTGGCTCATAATTCCATGCTAACCGCCGCTGAACTGGGCACATCCCCTGCTATCGGAGGCATTTCAGGAGTATTATGGCGGCGTCGGCAAGGTTTTTGCCACAGCCCTTGCCGCAGGTCGGCTCTCCATGAGAAGAGCCGGGTAACAGCGTGAAAGGGAGGACTTGATGACCACCGCTTCGCACCCCGCCGAACACCACCACATGATGGGGTTGACGCTACGCAACACCGCCATGGGCGTTGGCATTGTATTTCTGCTGGTTGGCGTCCTGGGGTTCATCCCGGGAATCACCACCAATTTCGGCGCCATGACCTTTGCTGGACATGAGTCAGGCGCCATGCTGCTTGGAGTCTTCCAAGTGTCCATACTTCATAACATCGTTCACCTGCTGTTTGGCGTGGCCGGCTTGGCCATGGCTCGGAACGCACGCATGGCCCGCCTGTTCCTCTTGGGCGGCGGCGCCGTGTACATCGTTCTTTGGATCTACGGCCTGGTCATCAACCAGGAAACAGCTGCCAACTTTGTCCCGTTCAACACGGCTGACAACTGGCTGCACCTGATCCTCGGCGTTGCCATGATCGGCTTGGGCGCCTGGCTGGGCAGGGATGCCATGGACGAAACAACCACAGAGCGACGGAAGATGTAACGCCCTTAGGCACGTCGTGCAGAACAACGACGGCGGCTGTCCCCTTAAGCGGGACGGCCGCCGTTTTTTCGCACCCACCGTGTGAGGGCTCGACGGCGGTACCCGGCTTAGTGCGGGGCTCGCCCACCGAGCCGCGTGGTCACCTTGGCCGCTGCTGCGGCGCAGGCTTCGCCGAGACTGTTGAGGGTGTCCTGCGAAACACGGAACTTCGGGGCCGGGATCAGGACGGAGGCCACCATGTTGCCGCGGTGGTCGTACACGGGTGAGGCCACGCCCACTTCTTCGATGGATGTCTCACCGAAGTTCACTGCCCAGCCACGCTCCATCGATTCCTTCAGGCGAAGCAAGTAGGCCTCAACCGCGTCCTCGTCCACGCCGGTCAGCGTGATCGATCCGCTGCGCAGCAACTGGCGCACCCGGTCCTCGTTCTCCGAAGCAAGGAAGACCTGCACGGATGAACTCAGGGCCTCGTTGTAGCGGGCACCCAACGGAGCGAGATGCTTGACCTGGTGACGGCTGGGGATCTGCTCCACACACATGGACTCGTTGCCGTTCCACACCATCAGCGCGCTGGTCTCCCCCGTCCGCTCAGTAAGTTCGCGCAGCACAGGGTAGGCAACGCGACGCTCTTCGAGTTCCGCCAGGAGGGGGCCCGCCATGGCGATCATGCCCAGCCCCAAGCGGAACCTGCGCGAATCGACGTCGCGCTCTACAAGATTCTCCTGTTCCAGCGTCGCGAGGATCCGGGAGACGGTGCTCTTGTGCAGGCCAATGCGGCCGGCGATTTCGGTGACTCCCAGGAGCGGCTCGTCAGCAGTGAAGCTCCTCAAGACGGCGATGGCGTTGACGATCACCGAGGTGTTTTTGCTGTCACCAGTGCTGTTGTTGTTCTCAAGAGTGTCGCTGGATTCGGTGGGAGTCATGGGTTCACTATATTTCGCTGGAGATATTTCGACGGCGGACGCCCCACCGGATTCGGCCGGTGGACACCACGCTGTGTCCACCGGCCGGGTCACTAGGCTCCGATGATGTTGTACTCGGGGCCGAACGGGAACTTAGTGATGTTCTCCGCGCCGTCTTCGCCCACCACCAGGATGTCGTGCTCGCGGTAGCCGCCAGCACCCGGCTGGCCGTCCATCACCGTGATCATCGGCTCCATGGACACCACCATGCCCGGCTCCAGGACGGTGTCAATGTCCTCGCGGAGTTCAAGGCCTGCCTCGCGTCCGTAGTAGTGGCTCAACACACCGAAGGAGTGGCCGTAGCCAAAGGTCCGGTTGGCCAGCAGGCCGTGGCTGACGTAGATCTCGTTGAGCTCTGCCGCGATGTCCTTGCACACAGCACCGGGCTTGATGAGCTCCAGACCACGCTTGTGGACCTCCACGTTGATGTTCCACAGTTCCAGAGAGCGGGCGTCCGGTTCGCCGTAGAACAGGGTGCGCTCCAGTGCCGTGTAGTAGCCGCTGGTCATGGGGAAACAGTTCAGGGACAGGATGTCGTGTTCCTGGATCTTGCGGGTGGTTGCCCAGTTATGTGCACCATCTGTGTTGATGCCGGACTGGAACCACACCCAGGTGTCGCGGATTTCGGAATCAGGGAACGTCCGGGCGATTTCGTGGACCATGGCCTCCGTACCGATCAGCGCCACCTCGTACTCGGTGATCCCGGCCGTGATGGCGTTGCGGATGGCCTCGCCACCCAAGTCACCAATGCGCGCACCGTGCTTGATGACCGCGATCTCCTCGGCGGACTTGATCATGCGCTGGCGCATCGCTGCCTGCGCAACGTCAACTAGCGTCGCTCCGGAGAACGCGGCCTGGATCTTGTTGCGGTTGTCCAGCGGCAGCGAGTCATCCTCGACGCCGATGCGGCGCGGGTTGATACCGCGGGTGCGCAAGACTTCCTGGATGGCGTGGATGTAGTTATCCCGGCGCCAGTCCGTGTACACCAGGTTCTCGCCGTAGCTGCGGCGCCAAGGCATCCCGGCGTCGATATTTGCCGTGATGGTGACCGTGTCATCCTTGGTGACCACCATGCCGTAGGAGCGGCCAAAGTAGGTGAAGAGGAAGTCGGAGTAGTACTTGATGGAGTGGTAGCTGGTGAGGATGACGGCGTCGAGGTCTTTCTCGGCCATGATGCGGCGGAGGCCGGAGAGGCGACGCTCGAACTCGGCGTCTGAGAAGGTCAGCGATACTTTTTCGCCGTTGTTGAGGACCTTGGTGCGCTCGAGCTTGGCCACATCGTTGACGGCCTCGTTCTGGGTGATGGTCATGGTTGTTCCTTTCAATGGGTGGGTTGTACTAGTCCTGCAGCAGAGGCTTTTTGGAAGTCTCGGTGGCGAACAGGACTGCGATGAGGGAAACCAGAGCGGCAGCCACGAGGTACCAACCGGGGGCCAGCTGGTTGTGGGTCATGCCGATAAGAAGGGTGGCCATGAACGGCGCGGTGCCGCCGAACAGGGCATTGGAGAGATTGAAGCTGACGGCGAATCCGGTGTACCGGACCTTCGTGGGAAAGAGCTCGGCCAGGAAGCTCGGCAAGGTTCCGTCGTTGAGGGTCAGCATTCCGCCGAGGAGTATCTGCACCAGCACGATCACTAGGAAATTGCGGGTATCCAGGAGCATGAAAGCCGGCACCGTCAGCAGCATGAAAAGCACTGATGCCGTGATGAGCATCCGCTTGCGGCCGAACCTGTCCGACGCCATGCCGGTTAGGAAGATGAAGCCGATGTAGCTGGCCAGGGCGATGGTGGTGGCCAGGAATGATTCCGTGGCACCGAAGCCCAGCTCCTCCGACAAGTACGTGGGCATGTAGCTGAGGATCACGTAGAAGCCCACAGCGTTCAGCAACACTGCTCCCGTGGCGATGATGAGTTGCTTCCGGTACGTCCTGAACATGGCGAAGGCGGGTGCTTTGACCGCGTTGTCCTTGGCGGCGAGTTCACGGAAAGCCGGTGTGTCCTCGAGCTTGGTCCGGATATACCGGCCGATCAATCCCATGGGCGCAGCCAACAGGAACGGCAATCGCCAACCCCATTCGTTGAGCTGCTCCGCGGTCAGGACTGAACTCAGCAGGGCGGCCAGCAAGGACCCCAGCAGCAGACCCGCTGCGGTACTGGCAGGCACGACGGCGGCATACAGTCCGCGCCGATTCGCCGGCGCATACTCCACCAGGAAGGCAGACGCCCCGGCGTACTCGCCGGCTGCGGAGAAGCCTTGGACGACTCTTACCAGGAGGAGCAGGATAGGCGCCATCACGCCGATCGTGGCGTAGCCGGGGATGAGTGCGATGCAGAACGTCGCCACGGACATCAGGACGATTGACAGGCTCAGCGCTTGCTTGCGGCCCAGCTTGTCCCCGATGTGGCCCCAGATGAAACCACCCAAGGGCCGGACGAAGAAGCTGATGGCAAACACGCCGAAGGTTGCGAGCAGGGCCGTCTGGCGGTCTGACTCGGGGAAGAAAACAGTAGAGATGACGCCGGCCAGGTATCCGTACACGGCGTAGTCGAACCACTCAACAAAGTTCCCGATGAAGCTTGCCGTGACCACTCGCCGTCGAGTGTCCTTGCTGACTTCCGGTTGGGAACCTGGTGTGTGGGAGATGTGGGAGGGGCTGCCTGGAGCGGCTGCCACGGATGATTCATTGCTCATGTGTCCACCAAAATTGATTTGGGTTGCATTCAGCGCAACGGTGTTGCACCAGACTATGTGTGAGCGGCGCCACGGTCAAGGGTTAGTTTTGAGTTTGATCAGTGTCTGAATTCAGCCGGGCAGCCTAAAGTGCTGAGTGGCGTGGACTGATGCATAAAAGGCGGCTGTTGCACTAAACCCAACGCAGTTGCCCCCATCGACGCTCTCTCACACCCCACCCCCAAAACCCGATCGCTCTCTCACACCCCACCCCCAAAACCCGATCGCTCTCTCACA
This genomic interval from Paenarthrobacter aurescens TC1 contains the following:
- a CDS encoding hypothetical protein (identified by Glimmer2; putative); translation: MSQAPNGRVHTIFHDTRDLTPFREGYVRTSVRGLADGVNDVLSGVLSGRDHARLTVAGNVPRLRMLSSKMAKAMHEAVFTSTEPDRLLAFGRMYPGWAGLCHVMAGLLAYKHGGFLRASELLQRGLTTRIDDDASQFSATYLGQVVTKVEVAERIEVPVLFSEESVFLALSHCLREMGMTEAALEAVVTLPPSLPSALARCTAAYSLERHRDVVLWTEGLLNTDDLSAALLLIRARSQRARGDFESAQVALKEVLRRRKTNLALKNDALTDRALLALDQGRRTLTPWSKRPAPPAELETLEVIRKDAEMRRLWENDFRQLGGE
- a CDS encoding putative transcriptional regulator, ArsR family (identified by match to protein family HMM PF01022), giving the protein MEEEALDRAFMALADPVRRAMVARLSRGDATVNELAEPFAITKQAVSKHIQVLEHAGLVTRSRDAQRRPVHLDAAALERLTAWIDQYRLIAESRFRQLDQLLGAGDSHQQQEDKPAKKKEELK
- a CDS encoding putative transcriptional regulator, IclR family (identified by match to protein family HMM PF01614), which produces MTRPVDTAWCPPAESGGASAVEISPAKYSEPMTPTESSDTLENNNSTGDSKNTSVIVNAIAVLRSFTADEPLLGVTEIAGRIGLHKSTVSRILATLEQENLVERDVDSRRFRLGLGMIAMAGPLLAELEERRVAYPVLRELTERTGETSALMVWNGNESMCVEQIPSRHQVKHLAPLGARYNEALSSSVQVFLASENEDRVRQLLRSGSITLTGVDEDAVEAYLLRLKESMERGWAVNFGETSIEEVGVASPVYDHRGNMVASVLIPAPKFRVSQDTLNSLGEACAAAAAKVTTRLGGRAPH
- the estA gene encoding esterase A (identified by match to protein family HMM PF00144) yields the protein MHSQVIAPGFEPVAELFVVFLEQDPDYSAQVAAYHRGVKVLDLSGGPHIRPDSVTGVFSCSKGMAGLVMALLVQDGELDLEAEVVKYWPEFGVEGKSSITVAQLLSHQAGLLGVEGGLTLHEVNNSELAAAKLAELPPLWKPGTAFGYHALTIGIFMEELCRRITGSTLQEVFEQRIRAVTGANFYLGLPESEESRFAQFRWAADPSWPWVDPASHSGLAANAAVGDILDLPNIREVRAAGLSSAAGVASAEGMARIYAAALTGLEGKSAMPPLLTEETIRTVSAEQVFGIDRVFGETGCFGTVFMKSHTRMPFGSYRAFGHDGASASLGFADPVYELGFGYVPQTAEPGGLGCRNFQLSSAVREVIAGFAA
- a CDS encoding creatinase (identified by match to protein family HMM PF00557; match to protein family HMM PF01321); its protein translation is MTITQNEAVNDVAKLERTKVLNNGEKVSLTFSDAEFERRLSGLRRIMAEKDLDAVILTSYHSIKYYSDFLFTYFGRSYGMVVTKDDTVTITANIDAGMPWRRSYGENLVYTDWRRDNYIHAIQEVLRTRGINPRRIGVEDDSLPLDNRNKIQAAFSGATLVDVAQAAMRQRMIKSAEEIAVIKHGARIGDLGGEAIRNAITAGITEYEVALIGTEAMVHEIARTFPDSEIRDTWVWFQSGINTDGAHNWATTRKIQEHDILSLNCFPMTSGYYTALERTLFYGEPDARSLELWNINVEVHKRGLELIKPGAVCKDIAAELNEIYVSHGLLANRTFGYGHSFGVLSHYYGREAGLELREDIDTVLEPGMVVSMEPMITVMDGQPGAGGYREHDILVVGEDGAENITKFPFGPEYNIIGA
- a CDS encoding putative transcriptional regulator, AsnC family (identified by match to protein family HMM PF01037) → MQELDATDRRILAALDEDPRVPIMVLAQTLHLARGTVQSRLERMTASGALRPNSSRVLPSALGRGVAAAVSAELDQSHLNEAIAALREIPEVLECHAPAGDTDLIIRVVAKSPDDLYRVSEEIRLCPGIVRTSTSMFLREVIPYRTTGLLAE
- a CDS encoding putative glutamyl-tRNA synthetase (identified by match to protein family HMM PF00749), which gives rise to MTSAGRFAPSPSGELHVGNLRTAILAWLFAKSSGRDFLLRVEDLDRARSGAEAEQLRDLQAVGVRWDAAVVRQTERAKLYEAAIARLTADGRTYECFCTRREIQEAPSAPHAPQGAYPGTCRRLSHAEREIRRATRPASIRLRAEVSEWGVEDQLHGHYVGVVDDFVLRRNDGVTAYNLAVVVDDAQQGIDQVVRGDDLLSSTPRQAYLATLLGLPVPEYAHVPLVVNNDGVRLAKRDGAVTLGDLAAVGIPAERVRDLILESLQLPAAPLLDALPHFTPQNVPKTPWVWTTPRA
- a CDS encoding putative translocator protein, LysE family (identified by match to protein family HMM PF01810), whose translation is MIVAVSLACTPGVDWAYSISAGLKQRSFVPAVAGLCSGYVVHTALMTAGLAALLAGVPGLLGWLTIAGAAYLLWLGVTTIRSWRGASFSAEGGVVQSGNQLRTFLQGMGTSGINPKGLLFFVALVPQFVSPEAALPVPVQSGLLGLTFVILAGMVYTAVALTSRKLLASRPGAARVVTLISGIIMIGLGTVLLSEQLLPLLQPAGA
- a CDS encoding putative major facilitator superfamily (MFS) transporter (identified by match to protein family HMM PF00083; match to protein family HMM PF07690), yielding MSNESSVAAAPGSPSHISHTPGSQPEVSKDTRRRVVTASFIGNFVEWFDYAVYGYLAGVISTVFFPESDRQTALLATFGVFAISFFVRPLGGFIWGHIGDKLGRKQALSLSIVLMSVATFCIALIPGYATIGVMAPILLLLVRVVQGFSAAGEYAGASAFLVEYAPANRRGLYAAVVPASTAAGLLLGSLLAALLSSVLTAEQLNEWGWRLPFLLAAPMGLIGRYIRTKLEDTPAFRELAAKDNAVKAPAFAMFRTYRKQLIIATGAVLLNAVGFYVILSYMPTYLSEELGFGATESFLATTIALASYIGFIFLTGMASDRFGRKRMLITASVLFMLLTVPAFMLLDTRNFLVIVLVQILLGGMLTLNDGTLPSFLAELFPTKVRYTGFAVSFNLSNALFGGTAPFMATLLIGMTHNQLAPGWYLVAAALVSLIAVLFATETSKKPLLQD
- a CDS encoding hypothetical protein (identified by Glimmer2; putative), which translates into the protein MHQLYVFCSNDDNEAGRGYRQNPQAPGPRNTTRSPAQVSRKEAAAD
- a CDS encoding transcriptional regulator, AsnC family (identified by match to protein family HMM PF01037); amino-acid sequence: MIDGIDRSILRHLQDDGRMTATALASKVGLTVAPCHRRLRDLESSGVIRGYRADIDPAAVGLGFEAIVFVTLKQVERTIMAEFEERVTASPNIVEAQRLFGSPDYLLKVIAADLPAYQRFYDDELAALPAVERLTSTLVMKNLKTNIGPPV
- a CDS encoding putative integral mrmbrane protein, encoding MTTASHPAEHHHMMGLTLRNTAMGVGIVFLLVGVLGFIPGITTNFGAMTFAGHESGAMLLGVFQVSILHNIVHLLFGVAGLAMARNARMARLFLLGGGAVYIVLWIYGLVINQETAANFVPFNTADNWLHLILGVAMIGLGAWLGRDAMDETTTERRKM